AGTAAAACTTGCAGtaactaataataacttatcCCGTGTGTGAGATATTTCGACAAAGTAGGCAAAGCTTGGGGTGGAATATTCACCCTCGCAGACGCAGAGACGCCTCAATTGTCGCATGTCTTGGCTCCTCATTCTGATGCAACTCAATCAAACCTGAGACATTAGCGCACCACCCTTTTTGTTCAATAAGACTTTTTCCATATGCTTGGCATGTACAAGATAAAGGTTATCTACTAACTCGTCAACAGCAATTGATGGACTGGCATCGAAGGCTTCAAAGTAGCTACCTAGATAAAGGATCTAGACACTGGAGAGCACCTCATTCTCGTTCTCGCTCCCACATCAAAGCTCCTCCACTTTAGGTAGCAATAGCATGGCAGGGCCCGATGATCTTCCGGTAAAAGGGAAACCCCGACTCTACGTCAATGGAAATTAACTCCTGGTAGCTTCTAAAAGTCTCTCCGAGTCCGTCAATACTATGCTCTCACCTTTCGGGAGATAGTGTGTACTGCGGCATATGTTTTTCGACTGCACATTCTACCTCCTAAAGGATACCAGGTATCGCGGGAGTTGCATTTGAGTTAATGAATAGGTACACTAGAGCCGTTTTCCAGTATAATTTTCTTGGGGTTCCTGCGGCAGGGTTTTGGAGTTATTGGCTGGTGACTTGACATTACAGACTTGGCCCTAATTGGGATGTTGAAAAGGTGGCTGGTTCTTTCTTATGAGACAATACATTCCTTACAATGaagtagttatatataatgcGTTAGCACAACAGAGATACGTTTTTCCTTTTTAATTCTATGCCAGGTGAGAAGTGGCTGCTGTTGAAATAGGATGCCTATTTGGGTCCTTTATTATGGATACGTATTATTCCAGAGTACGTACCTACATAATTGTTTTTTATGTTGTCGCCTCCCATAATTGACATTACCCGCAGCCTCAGGACCACCTGCCTTATTTAATGCAAGCCCGACAATGCCTATGGAAATTAGAATTGTCGGTAGTAGTTCTTGTGGTTCCAGGCATTGAGACACACGAGCCATGTATGCAGTCCTTActtgatttcttttattcttGCTTTATCATGCACCATTAAACCCTGGCATCCGCCACGTCCATCATACACCTgttaaaaaaagaaaaagaaaaaaaaaagagtgATAACACCAACACGACAAGACGATCACAAGAACCTCCCAAGGTACATAAGATAAAACCACGGTGGGATGAAGAATATACACCAACATGATCAATTGtacaaaaaagaaaaacggGTTTTGTGAGTAGAAGAAAAGGCACAGAAAGGAGCCCCCACGCCATTGCAAGGCGAATCAAAGCTGAAATGAAAAAAAGGGATTGACGAATAGGAAATCGCCGAAAGGAAGGCGCttttattagatattgtCGGTCATGTCGTCCCATATGCTCGGATGAGTCATTAAACTTTTCGAAGGTTATACAATTAGACATTGAGAGAAAGGATATAAAGCTGGTATCAAGTGAAACATGAAAAACTCAAACGTTTCAACTAATGCAGGACGTTTCAAACTTCGAAAAACGATCATGAGAATGATGTTCGAATATGCGACTGAACGGTGGATGTGAGGGATGTGTGTTTTCTTCGAACCCATGAGGAACCCCTTCTGCCTTTCGAACCACTTCTTTTAGCGCACGAGTCACAACGCCAGCACGAACGACAAGATCGCGGAGGGATTGCGTGTCGAAGGGAagcttcctcgacctcggAAAGCGAGAGCTATTTGTGGGGTCGTGGGATAAATGTTGTTGATAGATCAGATCTAGAACCGAGTTTGCTTTGTTGGAAGGTACCGTCTGCTCTGGATAGGGGGACGTTGTCGGACGTGTGCTTGGATTTTCTGAAATCGAAGCCCTCCAAGAATCTCCACTGACACGTTTCCAAGGCTCGTTCGATTGGGACGATTCTCCCTCAGATTCATCGAAGCTGAAAGTGAGCGAAGGAGACCTAGGAGGTGATTGGTTgttatcatcatcgtcgattGTTGCTAGATCGACAATTCCCTCTGCCTCTTTCCAGAGTTCGTTTGATGGGCCCCGAACAATGTCCAAAAAGCTGGCTTGATGCCGTAATCGCTTCAGCTCTTCAACCAACAAAGTTAACTCTTGAACTTGTCCGAACTGCCCATGAAGACTAGCTTGACGTTCCATGATCGCCTGTGGTACTATGACACTCGGTTGCTTAGCATCCATTTTTGGGTTGTTTTTTTCGTTCATGGAACTTtcgtccttgtccttgtcctcaAACTCAAACTCGAAGTCACTGTCCCAGTCTTCACTGACCCCCTTACTGCCTAAGCCCCAGGTCCCAAATTTGCCCGACGGCTGCCTTGATTCATTGGATGCCATGGGTTCTCTGGCAACAGGGACGCTCTGGCTGCGATAATGAAGAGTACTGGGTTGTTTTCGTCCGGATGCTCGACTACCACGCATACCAGGCCCATGTTTCCCGTGGACTGTTCGTGGACGCCCATCAGGCCCAGTGCCCTCGCGATCAGATCTTGATTGCTCAGACCAGTCGAAGATGTTCATCCGCGGAGATGTATCGTGAGCTTCTTCGGTGACTCCGCTCGATCCGTGCTCAACGGTTTCTCTTAGCGGAATACGGTTACCCATAATTCCTTCAGTGATCGAAGTGCGTTGTCCACAATTTTTGTCACTGGTGTTATCCGGAGCCAGTGCATCAAATTTTGCTAGTGTCAGAGAAGGGCGGATAGTTTTATCTCCAGGCAGCGAAGCTATTATGCTTCGTgaatcatcgtcgtcgctcAAGTCAGATGGGAACAATATTTCGCTGTCTCCTTCATGAACATCCACGAGATTTTGGGCCACTGGTGTCAAAATATAGACCCCgggcgcttcttctcccactTCTTCTCCCACAATAGAATCGAGGGGTCGGTTTGTTGGAGGAATGAGAGAGTTGGCTGAGATGATACCGTTTGATCCCGTGGGTAGCCCGTCATTAGTTCCTGAAGGTAGTGTCCGGTCGAAGATCGTTTCTATCCGTGGGGACTGGAAACAAGCACTGTCGGTCGTTATATGAGTGCGAATAGAGTCAAACGCGGTATCGCTCATGAAGTCAgtttcatcctcatcgccagAAGTAAAGACCCGAGTGTCATCAGAGCCTATGACAGTCGACGCTGGGTCAGAAGCGGCAATTGAATGGCGCTTAGGGCGTCGACGAATCGAGCCGTATAACGAAGACAAAGCTGATCCGTCTGTTGAGCCACGATGTACGTTGTCGCGATAGCAGTGCTGACCTAAATCGTTGGTGCACCCTTTGTGATATTGTGAGAGTACTTTTGATTGTGACCCCATAATCCCCGAAGTGAACAGAGCCGGAAGTCCACCATTTGACGTCGTCGGTGGCCGCCTGAAGACAGTCGGATCTGTAATGTTACGTCTCCCGGGTGCTCGGGGCGACACCCAGATAGCTCCTTCCACATTTGCTATATTTGGCAGAGGGGTCGACGCCGCTCTCCTTTTGGGCCCAGTGAACGAGCCATTGCGAAAAACCCTAACGTCTAACGGAGCCGTGACCTCTGTAGGGGATTTTGGACAGGTTTCTTCATGTGATGGGTTAAAGGCCTgcttttctgcttctgttgAATGTGCCTCTAGTTGCTGTGGTGGAGCACCATCCGCAGTGAAAGGATTGCGAAACTCAACGGGTGTGGTTATGGGGAGTGTTTTTGATAGGGTTTCGGATGCGACCTCCTTCTTGATGATAGAGGTcgcgagaagaagggcagGCGAGGCATTAGGCTGCGGAAGGATTCTTCGCACGGCTCGTTCTCTAGGTTTTGTTGACGTTGAAAACCTACGGTCGAGTCGTTCGCGCGATGCGTTGGAGCTTGGGGCAATGAAAGGTTGCCAGGGCTCATTTCCTGAGGGTGGATTGCCGGAACTGGGTTCGACTAGAGGACTGAGAGCTAAGCTTGGTTCGAAGCTTAAGCTGTGAGTTGGCCTGTGTTTGAAGGTTTCGGGTCGTTGATAACTTGTTGCTGGTCGACGGAGCCCACTAGGTATTAGAGGAGAAGATACGGTGTGGGCATAAAAAGGATTGCCGTTTGAATGATGAGACTTCGGCCGTTTGACGAGTTTGTTGGGCGTTCTGCGATGGCTGGAAAGACGAGAGggggctgggctggctggttcCGGAAACGATGGAGAATCCGGGCTCTGTAGAGAGAAACGCTTGTCTGGCTGGAACGATAGTCGCCGTATccaagaggaagacggtCGTCGACCATGTGAAGAGGCCGGTGGACTTTCTTCAGTTCGTGCTGGGGGCATGGTCAAGGTCTGACCGCGGCGGCGTAACCTTACACCTGCGAACGATGTTTTTCTGGGCGGTGCATTACCACTTCCAGCCTGTTCTGTGCAAGGTGCTGCATTTTCTTGAGTTTCCGGGGAAATAGCAGCAGCCGGAGATTGTGACTGCGCCGTCCCAAACGTTTCTAAA
This genomic interval from Aspergillus puulaauensis MK2 DNA, chromosome 7, nearly complete sequence contains the following:
- a CDS encoding uncharacterized protein (COG:S;~EggNog:ENOG410PPFS) — translated: MEHVSTLCAISTVGIAATGFALGRVEPTQSLESTHIQHAPSLTANTTPLSDARPLETFGTAQSQSPAAAISPETQENAAPCTEQAGSGNAPPRKTSFAGVRLRRRGQTLTMPPARTEESPPASSHGRRPSSSWIRRLSFQPDKRFSLQSPDSPSFPEPASPAPSRLSSHRRTPNKLVKRPKSHHSNGNPFYAHTVSSPLIPSGLRRPATSYQRPETFKHRPTHSLSFEPSLALSPLVEPSSGNPPSGNEPWQPFIAPSSNASRERLDRRFSTSTKPRERAVRRILPQPNASPALLLATSIIKKEVASETLSKTLPITTPVEFRNPFTADGAPPQQLEAHSTEAEKQAFNPSHEETCPKSPTEVTAPLDVRVFRNGSFTGPKRRAASTPLPNIANVEGAIWVSPRAPGRRNITDPTVFRRPPTTSNGGLPALFTSGIMGSQSKVLSQYHKGCTNDLGQHCYRDNVHRGSTDGSALSSLYGSIRRRPKRHSIAASDPASTVIGSDDTRVFTSGDEDETDFMSDTAFDSIRTHITTDSACFQSPRIETIFDRTLPSGTNDGLPTGSNGIISANSLIPPTNRPLDSIVGEEVGEEAPGVYILTPVAQNLVDVHEGDSEILFPSDLSDDDDSRSIIASLPGDKTIRPSLTLAKFDALAPDNTSDKNCGQRTSITEGIMGNRIPLRETVEHGSSGVTEEAHDTSPRMNIFDWSEQSRSDREGTGPDGRPRTVHGKHGPGMRGSRASGRKQPSTLHYRSQSVPVAREPMASNESRQPSGKFGTWGLGSKGVSEDWDSDFEFEFEDKDKDESSMNEKNNPKMDAKQPSVIVPQAIMERQASLHGQFGQVQELTLLVEELKRLRHQASFLDIVRGPSNELWKEAEGIVDLATIDDDDNNQSPPRSPSLTFSFDESEGESSQSNEPWKRVSGDSWRASISENPSTRPTTSPYPEQTVPSNKANSVLDLIYQQHLSHDPTNSSRFPRSRKLPFDTQSLRDLVVRAGVVTRALKEVVRKAEGVPHGFEENTHPSHPPFSRIFEHHSHDRFSKFETSCIS